One stretch of Thermococcus sp. 21S9 DNA includes these proteins:
- a CDS encoding ABC transporter substrate-binding protein — MRKALALLLIGLVVMVSGCISSNSTTNTSTKAELPTVKAATLLGGISTLDIMQAKGFDRENGFKVEVLRLGKTPDIIAALEKGETDFAVIPAEMAAKLAQSGVRIKIIGVDMFQNQAIIGKEDMNPAELRGKKIGAVVASGTFKLFQAYMKVLYNLTPEDYTVVNVPPGSVEDSLKSVDAVVIWEPIVSQLIVKNYTVIATFSELWNEARERGIVQGPPVMLVWVVREDFLEKHRDLVDAFIKAQIESAEFWKTHPAETKEIFGKLYHLDEKTLDLLYNRTEINDERLNDELITGIKSEWKLAYLGGYLKENPENLDIFYRG; from the coding sequence ATGAGAAAAGCTTTGGCGTTGCTCCTAATCGGGCTGGTTGTGATGGTTTCGGGTTGCATAAGCTCGAACTCGACCACAAACACCTCCACAAAGGCGGAGCTTCCCACCGTTAAAGCCGCGACCCTGCTTGGAGGAATCAGCACGCTCGATATAATGCAGGCCAAGGGTTTTGACAGGGAGAACGGCTTCAAGGTCGAGGTTCTCAGGCTCGGCAAGACCCCCGACATAATAGCGGCCCTCGAAAAGGGGGAAACGGACTTTGCGGTCATTCCCGCTGAGATGGCGGCTAAGTTGGCCCAGAGCGGGGTTAGAATAAAAATCATCGGCGTTGACATGTTTCAGAACCAAGCGATAATCGGGAAGGAGGATATGAACCCCGCCGAGCTGAGGGGTAAGAAAATCGGCGCCGTCGTCGCTTCCGGAACCTTCAAGCTCTTCCAGGCTTACATGAAGGTCCTCTACAACCTCACTCCAGAGGATTACACCGTCGTGAACGTCCCGCCCGGCTCGGTTGAGGACTCGCTCAAAAGCGTTGACGCCGTCGTAATCTGGGAGCCGATTGTAAGCCAGCTTATAGTGAAGAACTACACGGTAATAGCGACGTTTTCAGAGCTCTGGAACGAGGCCAGAGAGCGTGGCATAGTTCAGGGACCGCCGGTAATGCTCGTCTGGGTCGTCAGGGAGGACTTCCTTGAAAAGCACAGGGATTTGGTCGATGCCTTCATAAAGGCCCAGATTGAGAGCGCCGAGTTCTGGAAAACTCACCCCGCCGAGACGAAGGAAATCTTCGGAAAGCTCTACCACCTCGATGAAAAAACGCTTGACCTTCTCTACAACAGAACAGAAATTAACGACGAGAGGCTCAACGATGAGCTGATAACCGGCATCAAGAGCGAGTGGAAGCTGGCCTACCTCGGGGGCTACCTGAAGGAGAACCCCGAGAACCTCGACATCTTCTACAGGGGTTGA
- a CDS encoding ATP-binding cassette domain-containing protein, giving the protein MRNLKKSFSEPILDGVSLEVRAGEVVGLIGPNGTGKSTLVKILAGVENPDSGEVFVKNPSVLYQEDYLLPWKRLRDNVCLPARFRGRECRLEYVERLGLENYLDLYPKEVSGGTRRKASLLRALLMDFDVLILDEPFTGLDARSKEELLSIIRELANSGKGVLVVSHQLEELFKVADRVYLIGGRPAKIKKVLGREELGKGAL; this is encoded by the coding sequence GTGAGAAATCTGAAAAAGTCCTTCAGCGAGCCCATACTCGACGGGGTTAGCCTTGAGGTTAGGGCCGGCGAGGTGGTCGGCCTCATCGGGCCGAACGGGACCGGAAAGAGCACCCTCGTGAAAATTCTGGCGGGAGTTGAGAATCCCGATTCGGGCGAGGTCTTTGTGAAGAACCCCTCTGTCCTCTATCAGGAGGACTACCTTCTCCCCTGGAAGAGGTTGAGGGACAACGTCTGCCTGCCGGCCCGCTTCAGGGGAAGGGAGTGCAGGCTCGAATACGTTGAGAGACTCGGCCTGGAGAACTACCTCGACCTCTATCCAAAGGAAGTGAGCGGGGGGACGAGGAGGAAGGCCTCTCTCCTGCGCGCCCTGCTCATGGACTTCGACGTTCTAATTCTGGACGAGCCCTTTACCGGCCTCGACGCGCGCTCCAAAGAAGAACTTCTTTCCATAATTCGGGAATTAGCTAATTCTGGAAAAGGTGTTCTGGTCGTCTCGCACCAGCTCGAGGAGCTCTTCAAGGTCGCCGACAGGGTCTACCTCATAGGTGGAAGGCCCGCGAAGATAAAGAAGGTCCTCGGGAGGGAGGAGCTTGGTAAAGGAGCTCTTTGA
- a CDS encoding 4-hydroxybenzoate octaprenyltransferase, with the protein MAFDPGEVREANRFHALMRLVRIEHTLFSLPYAYVGAFLSGFPVTLRELILMSLALLGLRTSALAYNNIADLDIDSQNPRTWNRPLIRGAVRVSDAWWLVVVGSVIYFVSAVLLNRWTALLSPIPWLIAMSYSGAKRKHSFPHLHLGLTLALAVAGGTIAVAGNAPFMEVLARIPWAFFFGVLFWVAGFDTIYTIMDYEFDVKHGVGSIPARFGIEKALKIALAFHLLAIGLFGLAGFLYGLGRVYLAGWLVASALILYENAIVWKSLDNVPKAFNLNIPIGLILTLSAIADKLLGGI; encoded by the coding sequence ATGGCCTTTGACCCCGGAGAGGTGAGGGAAGCCAACAGGTTTCACGCTCTCATGAGGCTCGTCAGGATAGAGCACACGCTCTTCAGCCTGCCCTACGCCTACGTCGGCGCTTTCCTCAGCGGTTTCCCTGTAACCCTGAGGGAGCTAATCCTGATGAGCCTTGCCCTGCTCGGGCTCAGGACCTCTGCTTTGGCCTACAACAACATAGCCGACCTCGACATAGACAGCCAGAACCCGAGGACGTGGAACAGACCGCTGATTAGAGGGGCTGTTAGGGTGAGCGACGCCTGGTGGCTCGTCGTCGTTGGCTCAGTAATCTACTTCGTCTCGGCAGTCCTATTAAACCGCTGGACAGCCCTGCTCAGTCCGATTCCCTGGTTAATAGCGATGAGCTACTCCGGAGCTAAAAGAAAGCACAGCTTCCCTCATCTCCACCTCGGATTAACGCTCGCCCTGGCCGTTGCGGGCGGAACGATAGCCGTCGCTGGAAACGCTCCTTTCATGGAAGTCCTCGCGCGGATTCCCTGGGCGTTCTTCTTCGGTGTCCTCTTCTGGGTGGCAGGCTTCGACACGATATACACGATAATGGACTACGAGTTCGACGTTAAGCACGGCGTTGGAAGCATCCCCGCGAGGTTTGGCATAGAGAAGGCCCTCAAGATTGCCCTCGCCTTTCATCTTCTCGCTATAGGCCTCTTCGGCCTGGCTGGATTTCTCTACGGCCTCGGCCGGGTTTATCTAGCCGGCTGGCTCGTCGCGAGCGCCCTAATCCTCTACGAGAACGCAATCGTCTGGAAGAGCCTTGACAACGTTCCAAAGGCATTCAACCTCAACATTCCAATCGGCCTAATCCTCACGCTTTCGGCCATAGCGGACAAGCTTTTAGGAGGGATTTGA
- a CDS encoding ABC transporter permease codes for MRGWLYLFLFALASWLVLSHLYPALIPTPAETLAFYREVGLSLILSSLLLTLYHSFSGFLVASLLTGLAMLLALYSKAFRDFLNALNVFLQSVSVLVWTIVFIMLFGVTSSIATILVTAMASFPALLSAGVSSSEKVIEKYRPLIVLLKPSKLQLYRHFIVPGTLPEMVSAGRVALGIALRISVVAEAFGSAGGIGYQLVYSYDLGIKAGVFAWALLLIALMIALDQLLLRRLEEWVKGWYW; via the coding sequence ATGAGGGGCTGGCTCTACCTTTTCCTCTTTGCACTGGCCTCATGGCTCGTCCTGTCCCACCTGTATCCAGCCCTAATCCCCACCCCGGCTGAGACTTTGGCGTTCTACCGCGAGGTTGGGCTTTCCCTAATCCTCTCCTCGCTTCTGCTGACGCTCTACCACAGTTTCTCCGGCTTTCTGGTCGCTTCCCTTCTGACGGGCCTCGCGATGCTTCTGGCGCTCTACTCAAAGGCCTTCAGGGACTTTCTGAACGCTTTAAACGTCTTCCTCCAGAGCGTCTCGGTCCTCGTCTGGACGATAGTCTTCATAATGCTCTTCGGCGTTACGAGTTCAATCGCGACGATACTCGTTACCGCGATGGCGTCCTTTCCGGCACTGCTTTCGGCCGGAGTGAGCTCGAGCGAAAAGGTGATAGAAAAATACCGCCCGCTGATAGTTCTTCTCAAACCCTCAAAGCTTCAGCTCTACCGGCACTTCATCGTCCCGGGAACGCTCCCCGAGATGGTCTCGGCAGGCAGAGTCGCCCTGGGAATAGCGCTCAGGATAAGCGTCGTTGCCGAGGCTTTTGGCTCCGCTGGCGGAATCGGCTACCAGCTCGTCTACTCCTACGATTTGGGAATTAAAGCCGGAGTCTTCGCGTGGGCACTGCTCCTCATAGCGCTTATGATAGCCCTCGACCAGCTTTTACTAAGGAGGCTCGAGGAATGGGTGAAAGGCTGGTACTGGTGA
- a CDS encoding NAD-dependent epimerase/dehydratase family protein, with amino-acid sequence MILVFGGTGFIGSFVSSRLSGVDEVVLAVRRSVEGFKTVRFSESSEIPALIERLNPDVVVNFIGVLRGDYQTAHVEIPRLIAEGVRRTGSRLIHTSALGADENSRVPYFRTKALGERAVREVKNHAIVRPSFVLGQGQRLFRDAIRFKVFPNLKTPVQPIDLRDLAGLHLKLVEGKKGKFNACGGEVISLGELVRKVMEGAGKRMLLLPAPERVLRLLGRLDGSLLMALTENTCERNDALELLGALRSLDESIKWTAEGLR; translated from the coding sequence TTGATTCTCGTCTTCGGCGGGACTGGCTTCATTGGCTCTTTCGTTTCTTCTCGCCTTTCCGGGGTTGACGAAGTAGTTCTCGCCGTCAGAAGGTCGGTTGAGGGCTTTAAAACTGTCCGCTTTTCCGAATCTTCCGAAATACCGGCCTTAATCGAAAGGCTGAACCCCGACGTGGTGGTCAACTTCATAGGTGTCCTCAGGGGCGACTACCAAACGGCTCACGTGGAAATCCCGAGGCTTATCGCTGAAGGCGTGAGAAGAACCGGCTCGCGGTTGATTCACACGAGCGCTCTTGGAGCGGACGAGAACTCAAGGGTTCCTTACTTCAGAACCAAGGCCCTTGGCGAGAGGGCCGTGAGGGAAGTTAAAAACCACGCGATAGTGAGACCCTCGTTCGTCCTCGGTCAGGGGCAGAGGCTCTTCCGCGATGCCATACGGTTTAAGGTCTTTCCGAACCTGAAAACGCCTGTCCAGCCGATTGATTTGAGGGATTTGGCCGGGCTTCACCTAAAACTCGTGGAAGGCAAAAAGGGCAAGTTCAACGCCTGCGGAGGGGAAGTCATTTCACTCGGCGAGCTCGTGAGGAAAGTTATGGAAGGGGCCGGGAAAAGAATGCTCCTTCTTCCAGCTCCAGAGCGAGTCCTAAGGCTCCTCGGGAGGCTTGACGGTTCTCTCCTCATGGCCTTAACCGAGAACACCTGCGAGAGAAACGACGCCCTTGAGCTTTTGGGAGCGCTCAGGAGCCTCGACGAGTCAATTAAATGGACGGCGGAGGGGTTGAGGTGA
- the ubiE gene encoding bifunctional demethylmenaquinone methyltransferase/2-methoxy-6-polyprenyl-1,4-benzoquinol methylase UbiE, which translates to MVKELFDSIAERYDLTNRLISLGLDRLWRRKACEEVLKSLKVRERPLKILDVACGTGDMMLCMRKRLEKRNLSGEFYGLDCSEEMLRIARRKVPFARLSVGTAEEMPYPDGSFDIVSVAFGLRNFSDREKAIKELHRVLKPGGRLVILEFSKNPSLLGKMAWLYTRTVVPIIGKLTTGNEKAYEHLVSSIDAFSSPEELRGEFEKRGFRAKRLRWLFPRIAFILVLERL; encoded by the coding sequence TTGGTAAAGGAGCTCTTTGACAGCATCGCGGAGCGCTACGATTTGACCAACAGGCTGATAAGCCTTGGTCTCGACAGGCTATGGAGGAGAAAGGCCTGTGAGGAGGTTTTAAAGTCCCTTAAGGTTCGCGAAAGGCCGTTAAAAATCCTTGACGTGGCCTGCGGAACGGGAGACATGATGCTCTGCATGAGGAAGAGGCTTGAAAAGAGAAACCTATCCGGCGAGTTCTATGGCCTCGACTGTAGTGAGGAGATGCTCAGGATAGCGAGGAGGAAGGTTCCCTTCGCGAGGCTGAGCGTTGGAACTGCCGAGGAAATGCCCTATCCCGATGGGAGCTTTGATATAGTCAGCGTCGCCTTCGGCCTCAGGAACTTTTCCGACAGGGAAAAAGCCATAAAGGAACTCCACCGCGTTCTGAAGCCTGGCGGAAGGCTCGTAATCCTTGAGTTCTCAAAGAATCCCTCGCTTCTCGGGAAGATGGCATGGCTATACACGAGAACGGTTGTTCCCATCATCGGAAAGCTGACGACGGGCAACGAAAAAGCTTACGAACACCTTGTCAGCTCGATAGATGCCTTTTCCTCGCCGGAGGAACTTAGGGGAGAGTTCGAGAAGAGGGGTTTTAGGGCAAAACGCCTCCGCTGGCTCTTCCCGAGGATAGCGTTCATTCTCGTTCTGGAGAGGCTCTGA
- a CDS encoding ferritin, with protein MLSERMLKALNEQLNKELFSAYFYLGIAAYFKEKGLDGFASWMEAQAEEELGHAMKFYDYIFNRGGTVELERIEKPKQDFESPLKAFEAVYLHEVGVTQSIFKLVDLAEEEKDRATYQFLQWFVEEQVEEEASTKAIVDKLRIIGDNPHGLFMLDRELGARKAQLRTLLAQGG; from the coding sequence ATGCTGAGCGAAAGGATGCTCAAAGCCCTGAACGAACAGCTCAACAAGGAGCTCTTCTCTGCCTACTTCTACCTTGGAATCGCGGCCTACTTCAAGGAGAAGGGCCTCGACGGTTTTGCCAGCTGGATGGAGGCACAGGCGGAGGAGGAACTCGGGCACGCGATGAAGTTCTACGACTACATCTTCAACAGGGGAGGAACGGTCGAGCTTGAGAGGATTGAGAAGCCCAAGCAGGACTTCGAGAGCCCGCTCAAGGCATTTGAGGCGGTTTACCTCCACGAGGTCGGCGTTACGCAGTCCATCTTCAAGCTCGTTGATTTGGCCGAGGAGGAGAAGGACAGAGCGACCTATCAGTTCCTCCAGTGGTTTGTCGAGGAGCAGGTCGAGGAAGAAGCGAGCACAAAGGCGATAGTGGACAAGCTTAGGATAATCGGCGACAATCCGCACGGCCTCTTCATGCTCGACAGGGAGCTGGGCGCGAGGAAAGCCCAGCTGAGAACGCTCTTAGCCCAGGGTGGGTGA
- a CDS encoding class I SAM-dependent methyltransferase gives MKYNLASYVYEPINGLLERPTGIRKARKRLISRAKGRVLELGVGTGLNLPFYRNVEEVLGVDISRKMLEKAKKKRAEVPVKLIQADARSLPFSDKSFETVVSTFFLCVVPEKERVIREINRVLKPNGFLLAMECSPPENRAFRALLSGISALTSRLTGTDFRTNIAQLLRVEGFNVEEERLVNGAVRLIRASPERE, from the coding sequence GTGAAATATAACTTAGCGAGCTACGTCTATGAGCCCATCAACGGTCTCCTCGAAAGGCCTACCGGAATAAGAAAAGCGCGAAAAAGGCTGATTTCCCGGGCTAAAGGCAGGGTCCTAGAGCTTGGCGTTGGAACCGGGCTGAACCTTCCGTTCTACAGAAACGTTGAGGAAGTACTCGGCGTCGACATCAGCAGAAAAATGCTCGAGAAGGCGAAAAAGAAAAGAGCCGAAGTCCCGGTTAAGCTGATTCAAGCGGACGCAAGAAGCCTCCCATTCTCAGATAAGAGCTTCGAGACCGTGGTTTCTACCTTCTTCCTCTGCGTCGTCCCGGAGAAGGAAAGGGTCATTCGGGAGATAAACCGGGTTCTAAAGCCGAACGGCTTTCTCCTCGCTATGGAGTGTTCCCCTCCTGAAAACAGGGCTTTCAGGGCGTTGCTCTCCGGGATAAGCGCGTTAACATCAAGGCTCACGGGAACTGACTTCAGAACTAACATAGCTCAGCTCCTTCGGGTGGAAGGCTTCAACGTTGAGGAGGAACGGCTCGTCAACGGTGCCGTGAGGCTCATCAGAGCCTCTCCAGAACGAGAATGA